The Saccharomonospora glauca K62 genome has a segment encoding these proteins:
- a CDS encoding asparaginase, protein MSFATGNPVLVEVMRSGFTESVHRGAVVVTAPDGTVRAALGDVDTPVFPRSSNKPFQALGMLKAGLEIDDTDLALVCASHSGEPGHVNRALAMLAAAGLSEDDLHCPPEPRRAAMNCSGKHAGMLTTCVQRGWSTADYTDPEHPLQRTIADTVVELTGEKIAAVGVDGCGAPLFAFSLTGLARAFSSASRTRVGEVMRTNPWLVAGTGREDTLLMLAVPGLLCKGGAEGVHAMTLPDGTTVALKTDDGASRARGPLLVAALRALDAVPDNPAARSVLDGLGRGSGLVLGGGREVGELRVTTEFATELARQLNRSREANSLQ, encoded by the coding sequence ATGAGCTTCGCGACAGGCAATCCCGTGCTGGTCGAGGTAATGCGGTCGGGTTTCACCGAGAGCGTGCACCGAGGTGCCGTGGTCGTCACGGCGCCCGACGGCACGGTTCGCGCCGCCCTCGGTGACGTGGACACGCCGGTGTTCCCGCGCTCATCGAACAAGCCGTTCCAGGCACTCGGCATGCTGAAGGCGGGGCTGGAGATCGACGACACCGATCTCGCGCTCGTCTGTGCGTCGCACTCGGGGGAGCCCGGCCACGTCAACCGCGCCCTGGCGATGCTGGCCGCCGCGGGGCTGAGCGAGGACGACCTGCACTGCCCGCCCGAGCCGCGGCGAGCGGCCATGAACTGCTCCGGCAAGCACGCCGGGATGCTCACGACCTGCGTGCAGCGGGGCTGGTCGACGGCCGACTACACCGACCCCGAGCACCCGTTGCAGCGCACGATCGCCGACACGGTGGTCGAGCTGACGGGCGAGAAGATCGCCGCCGTCGGTGTCGACGGGTGCGGCGCTCCTCTGTTCGCGTTCTCGCTCACCGGGCTCGCGAGGGCGTTCTCCTCGGCCTCCCGCACCAGGGTCGGCGAGGTCATGCGCACGAACCCCTGGCTCGTCGCGGGCACCGGCCGGGAGGACACGCTGCTGATGCTGGCGGTGCCGGGCCTGCTGTGCAAGGGAGGCGCCGAGGGCGTGCACGCCATGACGCTGCCGGACGGCACCACGGTGGCCCTGAAGACCGACGACGGCGCGTCGCGAGCGCGGGGGCCGCTGCTCGTGGCCGCGTTGCGGGCGCTCGACGCCGTACCCGACAACCCCGCGGCCCGCTCGGTGCTCGACGGCCTCGGGCGGGGTTCCGGGCTCGTGCTGGGCGGCGGCCGGGAGGTCGGGGAGCTACGCGTGACCACCGAGTTCGCAACCGAGCTGGCGCGTCAGTTGAACCGCTCCCGCGAGGCCAACTCGCTCCAGTAG
- a CDS encoding DUF3073 domain-containing protein, whose amino-acid sequence MGRGRAKAKQTKVARELKYSVPTTDFDALQRELSGKSSNDDSREDEDRYEDPYDDGYDDYRR is encoded by the coding sequence ATGGGGCGCGGCCGAGCTAAGGCCAAGCAGACAAAGGTGGCCCGGGAGCTCAAGTACAGCGTTCCCACCACGGACTTCGATGCACTGCAGCGTGAGCTGTCGGGCAAGTCGTCTAACGACGACAGCCGCGAGGACGAGGATCGGTACGAGGACCCGTACGACGACGGGTACGACGACTACCGCCGCTGA
- a CDS encoding Gfo/Idh/MocA family protein → MDSPVRVGLVGAGSWARRVHAPGLADHPATTLSAVWTRRPEAGAELAEAYGATACDTFADLLGTVDAVAFAVPPAVQAELAVTAAEAGKHLILEKPLAADLAGAERVARAVSGSGVVALLMLTLRYALRTRDWLAGLADTGGWTGGSVRWLSGALLGEKYGKAAWRHEVGALGDIGPHVFDLIDAALGEITAVVAARRDPGGTWHVMLEHDGGATSTVSLASRLPIMPTAIEFAVHGQHGLRLLGREPDGEAASFTSLLDDFAAMIDSGVREHPCDVHRGVHLQRILEECRKHVEG, encoded by the coding sequence GTGGACTCACCAGTGAGGGTCGGCCTCGTCGGCGCCGGGTCATGGGCCCGGCGGGTGCACGCACCGGGCCTCGCTGATCACCCCGCCACCACGTTGAGCGCCGTGTGGACGCGCAGGCCCGAGGCCGGCGCCGAGCTGGCCGAGGCATACGGCGCGACCGCCTGCGACACGTTCGCCGACCTGCTCGGCACCGTCGACGCCGTCGCCTTCGCCGTTCCGCCCGCCGTGCAGGCGGAACTCGCCGTCACCGCGGCGGAAGCCGGCAAACACCTGATCTTGGAGAAGCCGCTCGCCGCCGACCTGGCCGGGGCCGAGCGCGTGGCGCGGGCCGTGTCCGGGTCCGGCGTGGTGGCGCTGCTCATGTTGACTCTGCGTTACGCCCTGCGCACCCGCGACTGGCTGGCCGGTCTCGCCGACACCGGAGGCTGGACCGGCGGGAGCGTCCGGTGGCTCTCGGGCGCCCTGCTCGGGGAGAAGTACGGCAAGGCCGCGTGGCGGCACGAGGTGGGCGCGCTGGGTGACATCGGACCGCACGTGTTCGACCTCATCGACGCGGCGCTCGGCGAGATCACCGCGGTGGTCGCGGCCCGTCGCGACCCCGGTGGGACGTGGCACGTCATGCTGGAACACGACGGCGGCGCGACCAGCACGGTGAGCCTGGCGTCGCGATTGCCGATCATGCCGACGGCCATCGAGTTCGCCGTCCACGGACAGCACGGCCTGCGCCTGCTCGGCAGGGAGCCCGACGGCGAGGCGGCGTCGTTCACCTCGCTGCTCGACGACTTCGCCGCGATGATCGACTCCGGTGTGCGGGAACACCCCTGTGACGTGCACAGGGGTGTTCACCTGCAACGCATCCTCGAAGAGTGCCGCAAGCACGTCGAGGGCTGA
- a CDS encoding tripartite tricarboxylate transporter permease codes for MDVAASLSNLFDGFGTALTPTNLLFAAIGVVLGTAIGVLPGIGPAMAVALLLPVTYGLDPTGAFIMFAGIYYGGMFGGSTTSILLNTPGESASVVTAIEGYPLAKRGRAPQALAAAAIGNFVGGLLGTIALVLLAPVVASLAVDIGAPDYFAVMVLAFVAVTSVLGRSRVRGFASLLIGLTFGLIGLDQMTGQARLTFGSLHLADGVDVVIVAVGLFAVGEALWVAAHLRQTPEKPLPTGTPWLGREDLRRTWKPWLRGSVIGYPFGSIPAGGAEIPTFLSYVAERRLSKHKDEFGKGAIEGVAGPESTASASAAGTLTTMLTLGLPTTAVTAVMLAAFQQYGIQPGPLLFDHEGQLVWTLIASLFVGLALLLVINLPMAPLWAKLLRIPRPYLYAGILFFASVGAYSVGGQVIDLLLLFGIGVIGFVMRRFGLPVLPAIIGVILGPAAELQMRRALQISNGDLVGLVNSPMAVTVYVVVALVLAWPALRRLLPRKQEREKAPTA; via the coding sequence ATGGACGTCGCAGCGTCGCTTTCCAACCTGTTCGACGGCTTCGGCACCGCTCTCACCCCGACGAACCTGCTGTTCGCGGCCATCGGGGTGGTGCTCGGCACGGCCATCGGCGTGTTGCCCGGCATCGGGCCCGCGATGGCGGTGGCCCTGCTGCTGCCCGTCACCTACGGCCTCGACCCCACGGGGGCGTTCATCATGTTCGCCGGTATCTACTACGGCGGCATGTTCGGCGGGTCCACCACGTCGATCCTGCTCAACACCCCCGGTGAGAGCGCCTCGGTGGTGACCGCCATCGAGGGCTACCCGCTCGCGAAACGGGGGCGGGCCCCGCAGGCGCTCGCCGCCGCGGCCATCGGCAACTTCGTCGGCGGGCTGCTCGGCACGATCGCGTTGGTGCTGTTGGCGCCCGTGGTGGCGTCACTGGCGGTGGACATCGGTGCCCCGGACTACTTCGCGGTGATGGTGCTGGCTTTCGTCGCCGTCACCTCGGTGCTCGGTCGCTCCAGGGTACGTGGGTTCGCCTCACTACTCATCGGCCTGACGTTCGGGCTCATCGGGCTCGACCAGATGACCGGGCAGGCCCGGCTGACGTTCGGCTCGCTGCACCTGGCCGACGGCGTCGACGTGGTGATCGTGGCCGTGGGCCTGTTCGCCGTGGGCGAGGCTCTGTGGGTGGCCGCTCACCTGCGGCAGACACCGGAGAAACCGCTGCCGACGGGCACACCGTGGCTCGGTCGGGAGGACCTCCGGCGCACCTGGAAGCCGTGGCTGCGAGGCTCGGTGATCGGTTACCCGTTCGGGTCGATCCCGGCCGGGGGCGCGGAGATCCCCACCTTCCTGTCGTACGTCGCCGAGCGGCGCCTGTCGAAGCACAAGGACGAGTTCGGCAAGGGAGCCATCGAGGGAGTGGCCGGTCCCGAGTCCACCGCGAGCGCGTCGGCGGCGGGCACGCTGACCACCATGCTCACCCTCGGGCTGCCGACCACGGCCGTCACCGCGGTGATGCTGGCCGCGTTCCAGCAGTACGGCATCCAGCCCGGCCCGCTGCTGTTCGACCACGAGGGCCAGCTCGTGTGGACGCTGATCGCCAGTCTCTTCGTGGGGCTCGCGCTGCTGCTCGTGATCAACCTGCCGATGGCGCCGCTGTGGGCGAAGCTGCTGCGCATCCCCCGGCCCTACCTGTACGCGGGGATCCTGTTCTTCGCCTCCGTCGGCGCGTACTCGGTGGGCGGCCAGGTGATCGACCTGCTGCTGTTGTTCGGCATCGGTGTGATCGGCTTCGTGATGCGGCGGTTCGGGCTGCCCGTGCTGCCCGCGATCATCGGGGTGATCCTCGGCCCCGCCGCCGAGTTGCAGATGCGGAGGGCGTTGCAGATCAGCAACGGTGATCTCGTCGGGCTCGTCAACTCGCCGATGGCGGTGACGGTCTACGTGGTCGTGGCGCTGGTCCTGGCCTGGCCGGCGCTGCGGCGGCTGCTGCCACGCAAGCAGGAGCGGGAGAAGGCCCCGACCGCCTGA
- a CDS encoding tripartite tricarboxylate transporter TctB family protein, with product MSTSVVNTTDDPGADEKPTRGGWWRGRGELGLCAFLFVLGVLVVVDALSLPTDFAQRGPLGPKAVPVVVGTLLLLVSGLLARDVLRGGRGEAEGGEDVDLSAPTDTRTILLLAAAFLVNAALIDVVGFPLSSALMFWGAAYALGSRNSVRDPLVAAVLSVVTWIVFNELLGVPLPGGPLMEVL from the coding sequence ATGAGCACATCCGTCGTGAACACCACCGACGACCCCGGCGCGGACGAGAAGCCAACTCGCGGAGGTTGGTGGCGCGGGCGTGGCGAGCTGGGACTGTGCGCCTTCCTGTTCGTGCTCGGGGTCCTGGTCGTCGTGGACGCGCTGAGCCTGCCCACCGACTTCGCGCAGCGCGGACCGCTCGGACCGAAGGCCGTGCCCGTCGTCGTGGGCACATTGCTGCTGCTCGTCTCCGGTTTGCTGGCTCGGGACGTCCTTCGGGGCGGCCGAGGCGAGGCCGAGGGCGGGGAGGACGTCGATCTGTCGGCGCCCACCGACACCAGGACGATCCTGCTGCTGGCCGCCGCGTTCCTCGTCAACGCCGCGCTGATCGACGTCGTGGGGTTCCCGTTGTCGTCGGCGTTGATGTTCTGGGGCGCCGCGTACGCCCTGGGCAGCCGCAACTCGGTGCGCGATCCCCTCGTCGCGGCCGTGCTGTCGGTGGTGACGTGGATCGTGTTCAACGAGCTGCTGGGAGTTCCCCTGCCCGGTGGTCCCCTGATGGAGGTGCTGTAG
- a CDS encoding Bug family tripartite tricarboxylate transporter substrate binding protein, whose amino-acid sequence MRQPKTWLAVLGALLLVLLVPPLVSSGGDDTGSRIRGLRVMVPNTPGGGYDITARTAVKVLEESDLNGPTEVFNLPGAGGTVALGRLVAERGNGKLAMSMGLGVVGSVYTNSSPSTLQDTTPIVKLTEEADIIVVGKDSPYEDIHELLDAWKANPGEVPVGGGSSPGGPDHLAPMLTAKAIGLDPKKVNYVPFDGGGELMASVLGGKVAFGVSGIGETRDQIEAGELRALAVTSPERVPGIDAPTLQEVGVDVSFTNWRGIVAPPGLSERDRQKLIDLFTAMHDTEQWREALRVNGWSDAFSTGDEFARFLAEENERVASVLKELGLA is encoded by the coding sequence TTGCGCCAACCGAAGACGTGGCTCGCGGTCCTCGGCGCGCTGCTGCTCGTCCTGCTGGTGCCCCCGCTCGTCTCGTCCGGTGGTGACGACACGGGTTCTCGTATCCGGGGCCTGCGGGTGATGGTGCCCAACACGCCCGGCGGTGGTTACGACATCACCGCTCGCACGGCGGTGAAGGTGCTGGAGGAGAGCGATCTCAACGGGCCGACCGAAGTGTTCAACCTGCCGGGCGCGGGTGGCACCGTCGCGTTGGGACGGCTCGTCGCCGAACGCGGCAACGGCAAGCTCGCCATGTCGATGGGGCTCGGCGTCGTCGGCTCCGTCTACACGAACTCGTCGCCTTCCACGCTGCAGGACACGACGCCCATCGTGAAGCTGACCGAGGAAGCCGACATCATCGTGGTCGGCAAGGACTCGCCTTACGAGGACATCCACGAGCTGCTGGACGCGTGGAAGGCGAATCCCGGCGAGGTGCCCGTGGGCGGTGGTTCCTCACCCGGTGGTCCCGACCACCTCGCGCCGATGCTGACGGCCAAGGCCATCGGCCTCGACCCGAAGAAGGTCAACTACGTGCCGTTCGACGGCGGCGGAGAGTTGATGGCGTCGGTGCTCGGCGGCAAGGTCGCGTTCGGAGTGTCCGGCATCGGTGAGACCCGCGACCAGATCGAGGCGGGTGAGTTGCGAGCGCTGGCGGTGACGAGTCCGGAGCGGGTGCCCGGTATCGACGCGCCCACCCTGCAGGAGGTCGGGGTCGACGTCAGCTTCACCAACTGGCGCGGCATCGTTGCCCCGCCGGGGTTGTCGGAGCGGGATCGGCAGAAGCTGATCGACCTGTTCACCGCGATGCACGACACCGAGCAGTGGCGTGAGGCGTTGCGGGTCAACGGCTGGAGCGACGCGTTCTCCACGGGCGACGAGTTCGCGCGGTTCCTCGCCGAGGAGAACGAACGCGTCGCCTCGGTGCTGAAGGAGTTGGGTCTGGCATGA
- a CDS encoding sensor histidine kinase codes for MGSKGSLARQLLGWHLSLVFALLGCVTVYSVIQSKHNFTEDEGRALLSVAESVAATPGVRVSLADPVNRDPLSIFAESARSLSGADFVTVAGPDRTVLASPDPSQRGNPLPLGESTVTSGHAWVGEVNGSLVAHVPVFGERGDMLGIVAAGKAEPGFFAGITNRPADALALLGIALVLGVTGSLLLAWRVKRQTLGLEPREITGLVEHREALLHGIKEGVVGLDQQHRITLVNDHARELLALPDDCVGTAVDDLDISGRLRDVLTGRTDGADQIVLRAGRVLVLNRMPVSRGGRRLGAVVTLRDRTELVTLREELAATSRTTDTLRAQAHEFSNRLHTIAGLIELGEYDEVRNYVNLVNRTHEEWHERVSERIGDTAVAALLIAKSSLAAEQGTGLRLADESHLSETDDRMSADLVTVVGNLVDNALDAVRGAPDAWVEVDIRERSSAVTVVVRDSGPGVAPEIATEVFAHGFTTKAAEHGGQRGLGLALTRQACRRRGGHVELRNDGGAVFTAVLPYATAAEKVSP; via the coding sequence GTGGGTAGCAAGGGTTCCTTGGCCAGGCAACTCCTCGGGTGGCACCTGTCGCTGGTGTTCGCGCTGCTCGGCTGCGTCACCGTGTACTCGGTGATCCAGTCGAAACACAACTTCACCGAGGACGAGGGCCGGGCGTTGTTGTCCGTGGCGGAGAGCGTGGCGGCGACACCGGGCGTACGGGTGAGCCTCGCCGACCCCGTGAACCGCGACCCGTTGTCGATCTTCGCCGAGAGCGCCCGGAGCCTGTCCGGGGCGGACTTCGTCACCGTCGCGGGCCCCGACCGGACCGTGCTCGCCTCACCCGACCCCTCCCAACGGGGGAACCCGCTGCCGCTCGGCGAGAGCACGGTGACCTCCGGACATGCGTGGGTGGGCGAGGTGAACGGCTCCCTCGTCGCACACGTGCCCGTGTTCGGGGAGCGGGGCGACATGCTCGGAATCGTCGCCGCGGGCAAGGCCGAACCCGGCTTCTTCGCGGGCATCACCAACCGGCCCGCCGACGCCCTCGCCCTGCTCGGCATCGCCCTCGTGCTGGGGGTGACGGGATCACTGCTGCTCGCGTGGCGGGTGAAACGGCAGACCCTCGGCCTCGAACCGCGGGAGATCACCGGTCTCGTGGAACACCGCGAGGCACTCCTGCACGGCATCAAGGAAGGCGTGGTGGGGCTCGACCAGCAACACCGCATCACGCTCGTCAACGACCACGCGCGGGAGCTGCTCGCACTACCCGACGACTGTGTCGGCACCGCCGTCGACGACCTCGACATCAGCGGCCGGCTCCGCGACGTGCTCACCGGGCGGACGGACGGCGCCGACCAGATCGTGCTGCGGGCGGGCCGGGTGCTCGTGCTCAACCGCATGCCGGTGTCACGCGGCGGACGCAGACTCGGCGCGGTGGTCACCCTCCGCGACCGCACCGAGCTCGTGACCCTGCGGGAGGAGCTGGCCGCCACTTCGCGCACCACCGACACACTGCGTGCTCAGGCACACGAGTTCTCCAACCGCCTGCACACCATCGCCGGACTCATCGAACTCGGCGAGTACGACGAGGTGCGCAACTACGTGAATCTCGTGAACAGGACACACGAGGAATGGCACGAACGCGTGAGCGAGCGGATCGGGGACACCGCCGTCGCCGCGCTGCTCATCGCCAAGTCGAGCCTGGCCGCCGAACAGGGCACGGGCCTGCGGCTGGCCGACGAGAGCCACCTGTCGGAGACCGACGACCGCATGTCGGCCGACCTCGTGACGGTGGTGGGAAACCTCGTCGACAACGCCCTCGACGCCGTGCGCGGCGCGCCCGACGCCTGGGTCGAAGTGGACATTCGCGAGCGGAGCTCGGCCGTCACGGTGGTGGTGCGCGACTCCGGACCCGGCGTCGCGCCGGAGATCGCCACCGAGGTGTTCGCGCACGGATTCACCACGAAAGCCGCCGAACACGGAGGACAACGTGGCCTGGGGCTGGCGCTCACCCGGCAGGCGTGCCGTCGTCGGGGCGGGCACGTCGAACTACGAAACGACGGTGGCGCGGTGTTCACAGCGGTCTTGCCCTACGCCA